A genome region from Alteripontixanthobacter maritimus includes the following:
- a CDS encoding DUF2155 domain-containing protein translates to MRTGGFSILALVCGLALAGCNSDAPDPQPRATEVPEDIARQNGAPATAVEQVEGATPMAERVATIGLINKRNNITQDFEMSPGDSVRSGDVIIRLSACERHAPWERPQQTGAFVQVLVNRSADSDDEWQRVFSGWLFKESPSVNVVEHPIYDVWVKDCAMSFPGEARPASPSDEADDDEDASANSEA, encoded by the coding sequence ATGCGTACCGGTGGCTTTTCAATTCTGGCGTTGGTTTGCGGTCTGGCTTTGGCCGGGTGCAACAGCGACGCGCCCGACCCGCAGCCCCGCGCGACCGAAGTGCCAGAGGATATCGCCCGTCAGAACGGCGCGCCCGCCACTGCGGTGGAACAGGTGGAAGGCGCCACCCCGATGGCGGAGCGCGTTGCCACCATCGGGCTGATCAACAAGCGCAACAACATTACCCAGGACTTCGAAATGTCGCCGGGCGATTCGGTCCGGTCGGGCGATGTCATCATTCGCCTCTCCGCCTGCGAACGCCACGCGCCGTGGGAACGTCCGCAGCAAACAGGCGCATTCGTACAGGTGCTTGTCAACCGCTCGGCCGATTCCGACGACGAATGGCAGCGCGTCTTTTCCGGCTGGCTGTTCAAGGAAAGCCCCAGCGTCAACGTGGTGGAGCACCCGATTTACGACGTGTGGGTCAAGGACTGCGCGATGAGCTTCCCTGGCGAAGCGAGGCCTGCATCGCCTTCGGACGAGGCTGACGACGATGAGGACGCTTCTGCCAATAGCGAGGCGTAA
- the secE gene encoding preprotein translocase subunit SecE, whose protein sequence is MADDRNAAKPPASAAPAKTRTSPGEFIRQVRTEASKVVWPTRQETITTAIFVGILTVILSLFFLGIDSVFGNVVEWLLTLA, encoded by the coding sequence ATGGCCGACGACAGAAACGCAGCCAAACCGCCTGCTTCCGCAGCGCCTGCAAAGACGCGCACCTCGCCCGGCGAATTTATCCGGCAGGTTCGGACAGAAGCATCCAAGGTGGTCTGGCCCACGCGGCAGGAAACCATCACGACCGCGATTTTCGTCGGCATTCTGACCGTTATCCTGTCACTGTTCTTCCTCGGCATCGATTCGGTCTTCGGCAATGTGGTCGAATGGCTGCTGACGCTCGCGTAA
- a CDS encoding NADH:ubiquinone oxidoreductase subunit NDUFA12: protein MSFLGKIFTWWDGATFGTMLDTSRNGEKVGTDAQGNAYFRASKRHGDGRERRWVIYEGANDSSRVPPEWHGWLHGSFDDVPESHLPPARIWETEHTPNATGTDAAYRPQGALERGGKRARAVGDYEAWTPDS from the coding sequence ATGAGCTTTCTCGGCAAGATATTCACCTGGTGGGATGGTGCCACTTTCGGCACCATGCTCGACACATCACGCAATGGCGAGAAGGTCGGTACGGACGCGCAGGGCAACGCCTATTTCCGCGCAAGCAAGCGGCACGGGGACGGCCGCGAACGGCGCTGGGTCATCTATGAAGGCGCCAACGATTCCAGCCGCGTGCCGCCCGAATGGCATGGCTGGCTGCACGGCAGTTTCGACGATGTGCCCGAAAGCCATCTTCCGCCAGCCAGGATCTGGGAAACCGAACACACGCCGAACGCCACTGGCACGGATGCCGCCTATCGCCCGCAAGGTGCGCTGGAGCGGGGCGGGAAACGCGCCCGCGCGGTCGGTGATTACGAAGCGTGGACCCCGGACAGCTGA
- a CDS encoding polyhydroxyalkanoic acid system family protein, producing the protein MRVAVPHNLPKEEVRRRMSERIPELQNHLPGGVANVHHSWKDEDTMNLSVQAMGQQVGGTIEVAEGQLIVDMDVPPALSFFKPLIERGIRDRGQKLLGPT; encoded by the coding sequence ATGCGCGTAGCAGTCCCGCATAATTTGCCGAAAGAGGAAGTGCGCCGGCGCATGTCGGAACGAATTCCGGAACTTCAGAACCACCTTCCCGGCGGAGTGGCGAACGTTCACCATAGCTGGAAGGACGAAGACACGATGAACCTGTCGGTGCAGGCCATGGGCCAGCAGGTGGGCGGTACCATCGAGGTGGCGGAAGGCCAGTTGATCGTCGACATGGACGTGCCGCCCGCGCTCAGTTTCTTCAAACCATTGATCGAACGCGGAATACGCGATCGTGGTCAGAAACTGCTCGGCCCCACATAG
- a CDS encoding fatty acyl-AMP ligase, with amino-acid sequence MNDISLKTKDAAAFQPTPNNCPLPRRRSDFATFTDAMNYAATSQKGLNFHDMRGKLERAYPYAELRSDALAQAHRLLAAGLNKGDRLALVAETSPEFAALFCGAVYAGIWPVPLPLPTTFGGKDSYVDQIAVQLASSDPQMLIYPPDIADMAKTAADRQGCDGADWDSFSATDAPEADLPEALPEDICYLQYSSGSTRFPTGVAVTHEALLDNLRGHAVAMDVGMNDRVVSWLPWYHDMGLVGCFLSLISNQVSGDYLKTEHFARRPLAWLSLISRNEGTTLSYSPTFGYDICARRVSSQTHVADKFDLSRWRTAGNGADMIRPDVMQNFVNAFAEAGFQANAFTPSYGLAEATLAVTVMPPREGIRVELVEEERLSGAERDLSRPARYRAIVNCGKAVEGMEVQIRGEGDTIRADHQIGKVWCRGKSVMHSYFRDPDATAECLVGGWLDTGDMGYMVDGYLFIVGRAKDMIIINGKNHWPQDIEWAVEQLPGFNHGDIAAFSVETEGEEAPAVLVHCRVSGDSERRELRDQIRDKVRSITGMNCVVELVPPRSLPRTSSGKLSRAKAKRLYLSGEIQPLDLAA; translated from the coding sequence ATGAACGATATTTCCCTAAAAACCAAAGATGCAGCGGCTTTCCAGCCCACCCCAAACAATTGCCCCCTGCCCCGGCGTCGCAGCGATTTCGCGACTTTTACAGATGCGATGAATTACGCCGCGACCAGTCAGAAGGGCCTCAATTTCCACGATATGCGCGGCAAGCTGGAGCGGGCCTATCCTTACGCCGAACTGCGCAGCGATGCGTTGGCGCAGGCACACAGATTGCTGGCGGCGGGCCTGAATAAGGGTGACCGGCTGGCGCTGGTGGCAGAAACCAGCCCGGAATTCGCGGCCCTGTTCTGCGGCGCGGTCTATGCCGGTATCTGGCCGGTGCCCCTCCCTTTGCCCACGACCTTCGGCGGCAAGGACAGCTATGTCGACCAGATTGCCGTGCAGCTGGCGAGTTCCGACCCGCAGATGCTGATCTATCCGCCCGACATCGCCGACATGGCGAAGACCGCCGCCGATCGTCAGGGCTGCGACGGGGCCGATTGGGACAGTTTTTCCGCGACCGACGCTCCGGAAGCCGACTTGCCCGAAGCGCTGCCGGAGGATATCTGCTACCTCCAATATTCCAGCGGCTCGACCCGGTTTCCCACGGGCGTCGCGGTTACGCACGAGGCGCTCCTCGACAATCTGCGCGGGCATGCCGTGGCGATGGATGTCGGGATGAACGACCGCGTCGTGAGCTGGCTGCCCTGGTATCACGATATGGGGCTGGTCGGCTGTTTCCTGTCGCTCATTTCCAACCAGGTTTCGGGCGACTATCTCAAGACCGAACACTTCGCCCGCCGCCCACTGGCGTGGCTCAGCCTAATCAGCCGCAACGAAGGCACCACGCTCAGTTATTCGCCCACATTCGGTTACGATATCTGCGCGCGGCGCGTATCCAGCCAGACGCATGTAGCGGACAAGTTCGACCTTTCCCGCTGGCGCACGGCAGGCAACGGTGCGGACATGATCCGCCCCGACGTGATGCAGAATTTCGTCAATGCCTTTGCCGAGGCAGGCTTCCAGGCGAATGCCTTCACTCCCAGCTATGGTCTGGCAGAAGCGACGCTGGCCGTCACCGTGATGCCTCCGCGCGAAGGTATCCGGGTCGAGCTGGTCGAGGAAGAACGCCTGTCAGGGGCCGAACGCGACCTCAGCCGGCCTGCCCGCTACCGCGCGATCGTGAATTGCGGGAAGGCGGTGGAAGGCATGGAAGTGCAGATCCGCGGCGAAGGCGATACCATCCGGGCCGACCATCAAATCGGCAAGGTCTGGTGCCGCGGAAAAAGCGTGATGCACTCCTATTTCCGCGATCCCGACGCGACTGCCGAATGCCTGGTAGGCGGCTGGCTGGACACTGGCGACATGGGTTACATGGTGGACGGATATCTGTTCATCGTCGGCCGTGCCAAGGACATGATCATCATCAACGGCAAGAACCACTGGCCGCAGGATATCGAATGGGCGGTGGAGCAGCTTCCCGGCTTCAACCACGGCGACATCGCTGCCTTCTCGGTCGAAACCGAAGGCGAGGAAGCGCCGGCTGTGCTGGTCCACTGCCGGGTCAGCGGCGACAGCGAACGGCGCGAATTGCGCGATCAGATCCGCGACAAGGTACGCTCCATCACCGGCATGAATTGCGTGGTGGAACTGGTCCCCCCGCGCAGCCTGCCCCGTACCAGTTCGGGCAAGCTGAGCCGTGCCAAGGCCAAACGCCTCTATCTTTCCGGCGAGATACAACCGCTCGATCTGGCCGCCTGA
- a CDS encoding amidohydrolase family protein, which translates to MRLIQIIVFFLMLAFASSLKAEPIAFDNVSIITMNDRDIIDSGHVITSGGRITAVAEGQLPDDFAGRRIDGAGAFLMPGLADMHVHYYADDMGPLYLANSTTFVRNLTGSVATIRRDEAARNGALLAPRVFTSAPIIDWGKPSLRDFFIRVESTDQAVGAVRAQGRAGFDAVKLYEGLPSETFRAAVAEARTQGMRVFSHVPRAMTVQDVLALKVDSIEHLDGYARALLQDGFTTDAERPAPIMWANSDREKFAALIAETVNAGTWNVPTFAITYGRINSADPDAYFARAEAVYLPMWADYWANMAASFAGNQPYYEAQLRKKGAFVRALYEAGAGVLIGTDGPNPFVTPGFAIHDELEGFAKAGFTNTEILRIATVDAARFMGQEGRMGVISENAQADLVLLRADPHVDLAVLREPLGAMVAGNWHDRAAIDAGLAARVQRLQKERRDSAEKE; encoded by the coding sequence ATGCGCCTCATTCAAATTATCGTATTTTTCCTAATGTTGGCTTTCGCGTCGTCCCTGAAAGCCGAACCCATCGCATTCGACAATGTCTCCATCATTACAATGAATGATCGCGACATTATCGACAGCGGTCATGTCATCACATCCGGCGGCAGAATTACGGCGGTCGCAGAAGGTCAGCTGCCGGACGATTTTGCAGGCCGACGGATCGATGGTGCCGGCGCGTTCCTGATGCCTGGTCTCGCTGATATGCATGTCCATTATTACGCCGATGATATGGGGCCCCTCTACCTAGCCAACAGCACAACCTTCGTACGTAATCTGACTGGCAGCGTTGCCACGATCCGCCGCGACGAGGCGGCGCGAAACGGAGCGCTGCTAGCTCCACGGGTATTCACCAGCGCGCCGATAATCGATTGGGGAAAGCCAAGTCTACGGGACTTTTTCATTCGCGTCGAAAGTACCGATCAGGCAGTCGGAGCGGTGCGGGCGCAGGGTCGCGCCGGTTTCGATGCCGTGAAACTATATGAAGGACTGCCATCCGAAACCTTTCGAGCTGCCGTGGCGGAGGCCAGAACGCAGGGCATGCGTGTATTCTCCCACGTACCCCGTGCCATGACCGTGCAAGATGTGCTCGCGCTGAAAGTCGACTCAATAGAACATCTCGATGGTTATGCCCGCGCCCTGCTGCAAGACGGTTTTACTACCGATGCTGAACGACCGGCGCCGATCATGTGGGCCAATTCGGACCGGGAAAAGTTTGCCGCGCTTATCGCGGAAACCGTAAACGCGGGGACTTGGAATGTGCCGACTTTCGCCATCACTTACGGGCGGATCAATTCGGCCGATCCGGACGCGTATTTTGCGCGGGCCGAAGCCGTCTATCTGCCGATGTGGGCGGATTATTGGGCGAATATGGCAGCCAGCTTTGCCGGAAATCAGCCATATTACGAGGCGCAGCTACGCAAAAAAGGCGCATTCGTGCGAGCGCTCTATGAGGCGGGCGCAGGCGTGCTAATCGGTACGGATGGCCCCAACCCCTTCGTCACACCCGGCTTCGCCATTCATGATGAACTGGAAGGTTTTGCCAAAGCCGGGTTTACCAACACAGAGATCTTGCGGATCGCAACGGTCGATGCAGCGCGCTTCATGGGACAAGAAGGCCGTATGGGTGTGATAAGCGAGAACGCGCAGGCGGACCTCGTTCTGCTTCGGGCTGATCCTCATGTCGATCTTGCGGTCCTGCGCGAGCCGCTTGGCGCGATGGTAGCGGGAAACTGGCATGACCGTGCCGCTATCGATGCTGGACTAGCCGCCCGGGTGCAACGTTTGCAAAAAGAACGCCGCGACTCTGCTGAGAAGGAATAG
- a CDS encoding regulatory protein RecX, whose amino-acid sequence MTFGKPSGKPSKKYGERREKRPPKPLDPTSLRDLALSYVARFSTSSHKLEQYLQRKLRERGWSEDAEEQPDTAALAQKYVELGYIDDEAYARAKSGGLLRRGYGARRVSQALHQAGIDEAIREEVSPGEAARREAALVLARKRRFGPFGPTVDRPMREKHLARMIRAGHGFDTARAVLDAPTEAAAEEWAAQAYLDE is encoded by the coding sequence ATGACCTTTGGAAAGCCATCCGGCAAGCCTTCGAAGAAATATGGCGAGCGGCGCGAAAAACGCCCGCCCAAGCCACTCGACCCCACATCCCTGCGCGATCTGGCCTTGTCCTACGTCGCCCGGTTTTCCACCAGTTCGCACAAGCTCGAGCAGTATTTGCAGCGCAAGTTGCGCGAGCGCGGGTGGAGCGAGGATGCCGAGGAGCAGCCCGATACTGCCGCGCTCGCGCAGAAATACGTCGAGCTGGGCTATATCGACGACGAGGCTTATGCACGCGCCAAGTCCGGCGGGCTGCTGCGGCGCGGGTATGGCGCACGGCGGGTATCACAGGCTCTCCATCAAGCAGGCATCGACGAGGCTATCCGCGAAGAAGTCAGCCCGGGTGAAGCGGCCAGGCGCGAGGCGGCGTTGGTTCTGGCACGCAAACGCCGCTTCGGACCGTTCGGCCCAACTGTCGACCGTCCGATGCGGGAAAAGCACCTCGCCCGCATGATCCGGGCCGGACACGGCTTCGACACCGCGCGCGCTGTGCTCGATGCGCCTACCGAAGCTGCTGCGGAAGAATGGGCGGCGCAGGCCTATCTGGACGAATGA
- a CDS encoding alanine/glycine:cation symporter family protein — translation MATDTAAQVSLIDRVTNVSDFIWGGTWNGEALGWLSIGGQPIPPMTLILLGIGMWIMIGLRFYPIRNLFSAFKGLFAGRKSAGQGEISPFAALSTALSGQVGTGNLAGVATAIALGGPGAIFWMWITALVGMALAFAEGSLAIRYREKTSDGVYRGGPMTYIMMGLGKKWTWLAILFCLGTLFSALVTGNSIQANAIADGMNELFGIEEWIGGLVTAILVFIVIIGGIKSIGSVAEKIIPFMAAAYIVMAVLALILNFSDLPATFGLIFDGAFNPQAATGGFAGAAIMLAIRAGVARGLFSNEAGQGSTPIAHAVAQTNDPESQGRMAMLGTFIDTIVICTMTALVMLTVQGDFTAGGEAVAHAWNSDLEGFAMTSGAFAAAFPFEVIGVPIGTLIASIALILFVFTTLLTWSYYGERAITFIYDRVPGSTRGGEKVLHMIWRVLWCVVIYLGSTLDLTLVWRLGDIANAAMALPNLLALALLSGVVFALSRGDRTAGADHHADTPEEPEEY, via the coding sequence ATGGCCACCGATACCGCTGCACAGGTCAGTCTGATCGACCGCGTCACCAACGTTTCCGACTTCATCTGGGGCGGAACCTGGAATGGCGAGGCACTGGGCTGGCTCTCCATCGGCGGGCAACCGATCCCGCCCATGACCCTTATCCTGTTAGGGATCGGCATGTGGATCATGATCGGGCTGCGGTTCTACCCCATCCGCAACCTGTTCAGTGCTTTCAAAGGCTTGTTCGCCGGCCGCAAGAGCGCGGGGCAAGGCGAAATTTCTCCATTCGCAGCACTGTCCACCGCGTTGTCGGGTCAAGTAGGCACCGGTAATCTGGCAGGTGTGGCTACGGCTATCGCGCTGGGCGGGCCGGGTGCGATCTTCTGGATGTGGATCACCGCTCTGGTGGGCATGGCGCTTGCTTTTGCCGAAGGGTCGCTGGCCATCCGCTACCGCGAGAAAACGTCCGACGGCGTCTATCGCGGCGGCCCGATGACCTACATCATGATGGGCCTTGGCAAGAAATGGACCTGGCTCGCCATCCTGTTCTGCCTCGGCACGCTGTTCTCCGCACTAGTTACCGGCAATTCGATCCAGGCCAACGCGATTGCGGACGGCATGAACGAACTGTTCGGGATCGAGGAATGGATCGGCGGGCTGGTCACCGCGATCCTCGTCTTCATCGTCATCATCGGCGGGATCAAGTCCATCGGTAGCGTGGCGGAAAAGATCATCCCGTTCATGGCCGCTGCCTATATCGTGATGGCGGTGCTGGCGCTGATCCTGAACTTTAGCGATCTGCCCGCCACTTTCGGCCTGATTTTCGACGGCGCGTTCAATCCGCAGGCGGCGACCGGCGGCTTTGCCGGGGCGGCCATCATGCTGGCGATCCGTGCCGGCGTTGCGCGCGGGCTGTTCTCGAACGAGGCGGGCCAGGGTTCGACCCCGATCGCCCACGCCGTGGCGCAGACGAACGATCCGGAATCGCAGGGCCGCATGGCCATGCTGGGAACGTTCATCGATACCATCGTGATCTGCACCATGACCGCGCTGGTGATGCTGACCGTGCAAGGCGACTTCACCGCCGGCGGCGAGGCTGTGGCTCATGCGTGGAATTCCGATCTGGAAGGCTTCGCCATGACCAGCGGCGCGTTTGCCGCAGCGTTTCCATTCGAGGTCATCGGTGTGCCCATCGGCACATTGATCGCGTCGATCGCGCTGATCCTGTTCGTCTTCACCACCCTGCTCACCTGGAGCTATTATGGGGAGCGGGCGATTACCTTCATCTACGACCGCGTGCCGGGCTCCACCCGCGGCGGCGAGAAGGTGCTGCACATGATCTGGCGCGTGCTGTGGTGCGTGGTGATCTATCTGGGTTCCACACTCGACCTGACGCTGGTCTGGCGGCTGGGAGACATCGCCAATGCTGCAATGGCATTGCCGAACCTCCTCGCGCTCGCATTGCTGTCGGGAGTGGTGTTCGCCCTGTCTCGCGGGGACCGTACCGCAGGCGCCGATCACCATGCCGATACGCCGGAAGAGCCCGAAGAATATTAA
- a CDS encoding LytTR family DNA-binding domain-containing protein, whose product MRDLPSGWVQNGFIVRPFVPIALIWQLFQGLLLYTVVAMASLAAELATRVRVQEALFGKSERVTATNLIVKEGSEHSSVGFDEIIRVSGADEYIEVVLAERSILTTSSLAQIEARLPENLFFRAHRSHIVRFGAIVRSEPAGNGRTTLHLMNGNAVITSRSGTRLLRESAI is encoded by the coding sequence ATGCGCGATCTACCCAGCGGATGGGTCCAGAACGGTTTCATAGTTCGTCCATTTGTACCGATCGCATTGATCTGGCAGCTTTTTCAGGGATTGCTCCTATACACCGTGGTTGCCATGGCCAGTCTGGCAGCGGAACTGGCTACGCGAGTGCGTGTGCAGGAAGCGTTGTTTGGCAAAAGCGAACGAGTCACGGCCACCAACCTGATTGTGAAGGAGGGCAGCGAACACAGTTCCGTCGGCTTCGATGAAATTATAAGAGTTTCTGGCGCTGACGAGTACATCGAAGTCGTTCTAGCCGAGCGGTCCATCCTCACCACTTCGTCGCTTGCGCAGATCGAAGCGCGTCTGCCCGAAAACTTGTTCTTCCGCGCGCACCGGTCACACATCGTGCGGTTCGGTGCGATCGTCCGCAGCGAACCGGCAGGGAACGGCCGCACCACGCTCCATCTGATGAATGGCAACGCGGTCATCACATCGCGATCCGGCACGCGCCTGCTGCGGGAAAGCGCGATCTGA
- a CDS encoding DUF192 domain-containing protein, producing MIKAVSIPGKTLAAIAACLALAACSTQPSPAATPVEDVAVSDTAHPVSGLKVIPLTVTNRNTVHQFRVELADTAEEQAKGLMFRTELGPNEGMLFPSETPTVRSFWMKNTPLPLDIIFVGTDGRINNIAANTVPYSTESVTSVGLASAVLELAGGRAAELGIEPGDKVEW from the coding sequence ATGATCAAAGCTGTATCCATCCCCGGCAAGACCCTGGCAGCTATCGCAGCCTGCCTGGCGCTTGCGGCGTGTTCCACCCAACCTTCGCCTGCTGCCACTCCGGTAGAGGATGTTGCGGTTTCCGATACCGCCCATCCGGTTTCCGGCCTGAAAGTCATTCCGCTCACCGTGACGAACCGGAACACGGTCCATCAATTCAGGGTGGAGTTGGCAGATACTGCGGAAGAACAGGCAAAGGGCCTGATGTTCCGCACCGAACTTGGCCCGAACGAAGGAATGCTGTTCCCATCCGAAACGCCGACTGTGCGCAGTTTTTGGATGAAGAACACACCTCTGCCGCTGGATATCATTTTCGTAGGGACCGATGGGCGGATCAACAACATCGCGGCCAACACCGTGCCCTATTCCACCGAGTCGGTTACATCTGTCGGTTTGGCCAGCGCCGTTCTGGAACTTGCCGGCGGCCGCGCCGCCGAACTGGGCATAGAACCCGGCGACAAGGTGGAATGGTAG
- the aat gene encoding leucyl/phenylalanyl-tRNA--protein transferase encodes MHAVVTPPPIPVETLLLAYRSGVFPMSDGRDDPEVFWVEPRERAVLPLGGFRLSSSLRKALRQDRFDVRIDTAFAQVMAHCAAPRPDHSESWISQRIMDSYQDLHRAGHAHSLECWQDGELVGGLYGVSFDRVFCGESMFTRADNASKVALAWLVALMRRAGFGLLDCQFMTDHLASLGAAEMPQAHYVNQVRQAGGPPSASLPEAYASLLAEASSSSSASSEGDAGLASPGKLIAQSLTHTS; translated from the coding sequence ATGCACGCGGTCGTAACGCCGCCGCCGATTCCCGTCGAAACGCTGCTGCTCGCCTATCGCAGCGGGGTATTTCCGATGTCCGACGGACGCGACGATCCTGAGGTGTTCTGGGTGGAGCCGCGCGAGCGGGCGGTTTTGCCGCTTGGCGGGTTCCGCCTGTCATCCAGCCTTCGCAAGGCATTACGGCAGGACCGGTTCGACGTCAGGATCGATACCGCATTTGCGCAGGTCATGGCGCATTGCGCAGCCCCCCGCCCCGACCATTCCGAAAGCTGGATCAGTCAGCGGATCATGGACAGCTATCAGGACCTCCATCGCGCGGGACACGCCCATTCGCTGGAATGCTGGCAGGATGGCGAGCTGGTGGGCGGGCTGTATGGCGTGTCGTTCGACCGGGTGTTCTGCGGCGAAAGCATGTTCACCCGCGCCGACAATGCCAGCAAGGTTGCGCTGGCATGGCTTGTCGCCCTGATGCGCCGGGCAGGTTTCGGGCTGCTGGACTGCCAGTTCATGACCGATCATCTGGCGTCGTTGGGCGCGGCGGAAATGCCTCAGGCGCATTACGTGAACCAAGTGCGGCAGGCGGGCGGACCGCCCTCGGCCAGCCTACCCGAAGCTTACGCCTCGCTATTGGCAGAAGCGTCCTCATCGTCGTCAGCCTCGTCCGAAGGCGATGCAGGCCTCGCTTCGCCAGGGAAGCTCATCGCGCAGTCCTTGACCCACACGTCGTAA
- a CDS encoding toxic anion resistance protein, with amino-acid sequence MDPEPQAASPTGAAAKPVATTAPVSDFDLTPPDPVPVVAPEKAAGLVPVGEEVKSKLDTKVDGFIDDLVAQDANSPEFGKKVDQLTNMGRKQLAAAAQMSNRFLDRPIRAMDQDSGVGADLAELRRTVEDLDPGRKGKLTPRKLFGIIPFGNRVKKYFDGYTSAQGHIQAILQRLEGGKDELVFDNATIDEERRKLWDAMGELEQMIYISKTLDERLEEKAVELDATDPAKAKALRESALFYVRQRTQDLLTQMAVSVQGYLALDMVKKNNVELVKGVDRASTTTVGALRTAVTVAQAMTNQRLVLQQITSLNETTAGIIDSTGTLLREQTGKIHEQAASSTIPLETLQKAFQNVYDTMDEVDQFKLKALDSMKQTVTTLSSEVEKSKGYIARAEGQAQAAKLAAPESDLLSIEN; translated from the coding sequence ATGGATCCCGAACCCCAAGCCGCCAGCCCAACAGGGGCCGCTGCCAAACCCGTAGCGACCACCGCGCCCGTCAGCGATTTCGACCTGACGCCGCCCGATCCGGTGCCGGTAGTGGCACCCGAAAAGGCCGCCGGCCTGGTGCCGGTGGGCGAGGAGGTGAAGTCCAAGCTCGACACGAAGGTCGACGGCTTCATCGATGATCTGGTGGCGCAGGATGCCAATTCACCCGAGTTTGGCAAGAAGGTCGATCAGCTGACGAATATGGGCCGCAAGCAGCTGGCGGCCGCGGCACAGATGTCCAACCGCTTCCTCGACCGGCCGATCCGGGCGATGGACCAGGACAGCGGTGTGGGTGCCGATCTGGCGGAATTGCGGCGCACGGTGGAGGATCTCGATCCCGGTCGGAAGGGCAAGCTAACGCCGCGCAAGCTGTTCGGAATCATTCCGTTCGGCAACCGGGTGAAGAAGTATTTCGACGGCTACACCAGTGCGCAGGGCCACATCCAAGCCATCCTCCAACGGTTGGAAGGCGGCAAGGACGAACTGGTTTTCGACAACGCCACCATTGATGAAGAACGGCGCAAGCTGTGGGACGCGATGGGCGAGCTGGAACAGATGATCTACATCTCCAAGACGCTGGACGAGCGGCTGGAGGAAAAAGCGGTCGAACTCGACGCAACAGACCCCGCCAAGGCCAAGGCCCTGCGGGAAAGCGCGCTGTTCTACGTGCGGCAACGCACCCAGGACCTGCTTACCCAGATGGCAGTGAGCGTGCAGGGCTACCTCGCGCTCGACATGGTCAAGAAGAACAACGTCGAACTGGTGAAGGGCGTGGATCGTGCCAGCACCACCACCGTGGGAGCACTCCGCACCGCAGTCACCGTGGCGCAGGCAATGACGAATCAGCGGCTGGTGCTGCAACAGATCACGTCGCTGAACGAGACGACGGCCGGTATCATCGATTCCACCGGCACCCTGCTGCGCGAACAGACTGGCAAGATCCACGAACAGGCCGCCAGCAGCACGATCCCGCTGGAAACGCTGCAAAAGGCGTTCCAGAACGTCTATGACACGATGGACGAGGTGGACCAGTTCAAGCTGAAGGCGCTCGACAGCATGAAGCAGACGGTCACCACGCTTTCCAGCGAGGTGGAGAAGTCCAAGGGCTACATCGCGCGGGCCGAGGGGCAGGCGCAGGCGGCCAAGCTGGCCGCACCCGAAAGCGACCTGTTGAGCATCGAGAATTGA
- the nusG gene encoding transcription termination/antitermination protein NusG codes for MARWYIIHAYSGFENKVRDTIISEAERLGLSDGVEEVEVPTETITEVKRGKKVQVERKFMPGYVLAKLRLTDDVYHLVKNTPKVSGFLGSGNKPQAISDAEAARYFGGVEEAKSAPKKQISVDYEIGDQVKVLDGPFASFNGLVEELDFDKQKVKVSVSIFGRATPVELDFEQVELMK; via the coding sequence ATGGCACGCTGGTACATCATCCACGCCTATTCCGGTTTCGAGAACAAGGTGCGCGACACGATCATATCCGAGGCGGAACGCCTGGGCCTGTCCGACGGTGTGGAAGAGGTCGAAGTGCCGACCGAAACTATCACCGAAGTGAAGCGCGGCAAGAAGGTGCAGGTCGAACGCAAGTTCATGCCCGGCTACGTGCTGGCCAAGCTGCGACTGACCGACGACGTCTATCACCTCGTCAAGAACACCCCGAAGGTCAGCGGTTTTCTCGGCTCCGGCAACAAGCCACAGGCCATTTCCGACGCGGAGGCTGCGCGTTACTTCGGCGGCGTCGAAGAAGCCAAATCCGCGCCCAAGAAACAGATCAGCGTCGACTATGAAATTGGCGATCAGGTCAAGGTACTGGACGGTCCGTTCGCCAGCTTCAACGGCCTCGTCGAGGAACTCGATTTCGACAAGCAGAAGGTCAAGGTTTCAGTCAGCATCTTCGGCCGCGCCACCCCGGTGGAACTGGACTTCGAACAGGTCGAATTGATGAAGTGA